A single window of Methylobacterium nodulans ORS 2060 DNA harbors:
- a CDS encoding zinc-finger-containing protein, with product MRAPLCCGAPARLTTGAEIYPHRVNLTRTPFWRCDTCQGHVGCHGGTHQHLGTPATAEVRAARKAVHQVLDPLWMDAWCIRAYVGCPRRARRRIQVLARQRLYAYLAHHLGLPREECHVGLFDLARCPDALAVLDGLTSGAVRAWAQPIEAAARAAGKPRPLRERGRAAA from the coding sequence ATGCGCGCGCCTCTCTGCTGCGGGGCGCCCGCGCGCCTCACGACCGGGGCGGAAATCTACCCCCACCGCGTCAATCTCACCCGCACCCCGTTCTGGCGGTGCGACACCTGCCAGGGGCACGTCGGCTGCCACGGGGGCACCCACCAGCACCTCGGCACCCCCGCCACCGCCGAGGTGCGCGCCGCCCGCAAGGCGGTGCATCAGGTGCTCGACCCGCTCTGGATGGATGCCTGGTGCATCCGCGCCTACGTCGGGTGCCCGAGGCGCGCCCGCCGCCGGATCCAAGTCCTGGCCCGGCAGCGGCTCTACGCCTACCTCGCGCACCACCTCGGCCTCCCGCGCGAGGAGTGCCACGTCGGCCTGTTCGACCTCGCGCGCTGCCCCGACGCCCTCGCAGTGCTGGACGGCCTCACCTCCGGCGCCGTCCGCGCCTGGGCGCAGCCGATCGAGGCCGCGGCCCGCGCGGCCGGGAAGCCCAGGCCGCTCCGCGAGCGCGGGAGGGCCGCGGCATGA
- a CDS encoding winged helix-turn-helix domain-containing protein, whose product MMQAEHATELRALRRALAEKEAELAELRRALTGSLTTPRAWGLTATEERLLLALRRGTLMSRDALMTAVYQLAEDEPSEGVLDVMISKLRRKLARRAAGIHIETAWGRGWQLAPESARRLARILDPSLPDYRKPRARRFFWPEPAVTRLVELWKGGRTSPQITKILAQEGLCRVSRCAVIAKLHRLGLLGEGRHG is encoded by the coding sequence ATGATGCAGGCCGAGCACGCCACCGAGCTGCGCGCGCTGCGCCGCGCCCTGGCCGAGAAGGAGGCCGAGCTCGCCGAGCTGCGGCGGGCCCTGACCGGCTCCCTGACCACGCCCCGCGCGTGGGGGCTCACCGCCACCGAGGAGCGCCTGCTGCTCGCCCTGCGGCGCGGCACCCTGATGAGCCGCGACGCGCTGATGACCGCCGTCTACCAGCTGGCCGAGGACGAGCCGTCCGAAGGCGTCCTCGACGTGATGATCAGCAAGCTGCGGCGGAAGCTCGCCCGGCGCGCGGCCGGCATCCACATCGAGACCGCCTGGGGGCGGGGGTGGCAGCTGGCTCCCGAGAGCGCGCGGAGGCTCGCCCGGATCCTCGATCCGAGCCTCCCCGACTACCGCAAGCCGAGGGCCCGGCGGTTCTTCTGGCCGGAGCCCGCGGTCACCCGGCTGGTCGAACTGTGGAAGGGGGGCCGGACCTCCCCGCAGATCACGAAGATCCTGGCCCAGGAGGGCCTGTGCCGGGTCTCGCGCTGCGCGGTGATCGCCAAGCTCCACCGCCTCGGTCTGCTGGGGGAGGGCCGCCATGGATGA
- a CDS encoding helix-turn-helix domain-containing protein: MPKITTDVDRAVGARITTLRKAKGLSQTALGAAIGVTFQQVQKYEKGVNRVGASRLRESARVLDVPVAALFGTEESQAGDGEIFGLLTMAGAVDLLRAYEAMSPERRRALLTLLTAVEGSH, encoded by the coding sequence ATGCCGAAGATCACGACCGACGTCGATCGCGCCGTGGGCGCCCGGATTACCACCCTGCGCAAGGCCAAGGGCCTGAGCCAGACCGCCCTCGGCGCCGCGATCGGCGTCACCTTCCAGCAGGTCCAGAAGTACGAGAAGGGCGTGAACCGCGTCGGCGCGAGCCGGCTGCGCGAGTCGGCGCGCGTGCTCGACGTACCGGTCGCCGCCCTGTTCGGAACCGAGGAGAGTCAGGCGGGCGATGGCGAGATCTTCGGCCTGCTGACGATGGCCGGCGCCGTGGATCTGCTGCGCGCCTACGAGGCCATGTCGCCTGAGCGGCGCCGCGCCCTCCTCACCCTGCTCACCGCCGTGGAAGGGTCGCACTGA
- a CDS encoding tyrosine-type recombinase/integrase produces the protein MRIKLKGINEVRKKLATGEIATYYYHRPTGIRLVGEPGTPEFLASFQAAAKSMTQTHGAGTVAWLIRQYCDSPQWKKLAASTQEIGRLNLKAVEDKWGATPLEHAQSQRTRPLYLRWHDKMAATHPRAADAKLSALARVLSWGVDRGLITNNPVATFERAYKADRAEKIWLPEHVAAFNKAASPELRLALLLALHTGQRQGDLLQLPWSGYDGTAVSLRQGKSGRKVWIPATRALRAELDAAPRRAVTILTKPDGESWTKDAFTWAWGRAFEASEIKDDLHFHDLRGTAVTMLSEVGSTPQEIATITGHTVASVNRILETYLARTRTLAESAIIKLDQHRRNAC, from the coding sequence ATGCGGATTAAGCTCAAGGGTATCAACGAGGTCCGCAAGAAACTCGCGACTGGTGAGATCGCGACCTATTATTACCATCGCCCCACAGGCATCCGCCTTGTCGGAGAGCCGGGGACGCCCGAATTCCTTGCTTCGTTCCAGGCAGCCGCCAAGTCGATGACGCAAACGCATGGAGCGGGCACGGTTGCTTGGCTAATTCGCCAATACTGCGACTCCCCACAGTGGAAGAAGCTTGCAGCATCGACGCAGGAGATCGGCCGCCTGAACCTAAAGGCAGTTGAAGACAAATGGGGTGCGACGCCTCTGGAACACGCGCAGAGCCAGCGCACCCGGCCTCTCTATCTGCGCTGGCATGATAAGATGGCTGCCACGCACCCACGTGCAGCGGATGCCAAGCTGTCGGCACTGGCTCGCGTGCTGTCCTGGGGTGTGGATCGCGGCCTCATCACGAACAACCCGGTCGCCACTTTCGAGCGCGCCTATAAGGCCGACCGTGCCGAGAAAATTTGGCTGCCCGAGCACGTGGCCGCCTTCAACAAGGCCGCGTCACCCGAATTGCGCCTCGCGCTCCTATTGGCGCTCCACACCGGCCAGCGCCAGGGCGACCTCTTGCAGTTGCCGTGGTCCGGCTACGACGGCACCGCCGTGAGCCTTCGGCAGGGGAAGTCCGGTCGCAAGGTCTGGATTCCGGCAACGCGGGCCTTGCGTGCCGAGCTCGACGCCGCACCTCGTCGCGCCGTGACGATCCTGACGAAGCCGGACGGGGAGAGTTGGACGAAGGACGCCTTCACGTGGGCGTGGGGGCGTGCGTTCGAGGCGTCGGAGATCAAGGACGACCTGCACTTCCACGATCTGCGCGGAACGGCGGTGACCATGCTGTCCGAGGTGGGATCGACGCCGCAGGAGATCGCGACCATCACGGGCCACACGGTGGCCTCCGTGAATCGCATCCTTGAGACCTATCTGGCGAGGACCAGAACGCTCGCTGAGAGCGCGATCATCAAGCTCGATCAGCACCGCCGGAATGCGTGCTGA
- a CDS encoding FliM/FliN family flagellar motor switch protein, producing MAVLEDLKVDLTVVLGRTRMPIHMLLRMGRGAVIELDATDTDMVEILANDHPIARGQIVVTGNRISVEVTELIRKAEVVREPGVRVGDGAAASLSAAPDLP from the coding sequence GTGGCGGTTCTCGAAGACCTCAAGGTGGATCTCACGGTCGTCCTCGGCCGGACCCGGATGCCGATCCACATGCTGCTGCGCATGGGCCGCGGCGCCGTGATCGAACTCGATGCGACCGACACAGATATGGTCGAAATTCTGGCCAACGACCACCCGATCGCCCGCGGGCAGATCGTGGTGACGGGCAACCGCATCTCCGTGGAGGTGACCGAACTGATCCGGAAGGCCGAGGTGGTGCGCGAGCCGGGCGTGCGCGTGGGCGACGGGGCGGCCGCTTCCTTGAGCGCCGCGCCCGACCTGCCCTGA
- the lipB gene encoding lipoyl(octanoyl) transferase LipB: protein MVNDRLAVAPNTLLPRPGAPPVEWVVTEGPTDYRTAEAAMEAQVAAIARGEARERVWLVEHPPLYTAGTSAREADLVAPERFPVHRTGRGGQFTYHGPGQRVAYVMLDLNRRRPDLRRYVAALETWLIATLDAFTVRGERREDRVGVWVRRPEKGEGVEDKIAAIGIRVRRWVTFHGISLNVEPDLTHFDGIVPCGVRGHGVTSLVDLGRPVSMAEVDAVLRARFEDVFGETVLGS, encoded by the coding sequence TTGGTAAACGACCGCCTCGCCGTCGCCCCGAACACCCTGCTGCCGCGCCCCGGCGCGCCTCCTGTCGAGTGGGTCGTGACGGAGGGCCCGACCGACTACCGCACGGCCGAGGCCGCCATGGAGGCGCAGGTCGCCGCCATCGCCCGGGGCGAGGCGCGCGAGCGGGTCTGGCTCGTGGAGCACCCGCCGCTCTACACGGCCGGCACCTCGGCGCGGGAGGCGGATCTGGTGGCGCCGGAGCGCTTCCCCGTCCATCGCACGGGGCGGGGCGGGCAGTTCACCTATCACGGCCCCGGCCAGCGCGTGGCCTATGTGATGCTGGACCTCAACCGGCGCCGGCCCGACCTGCGGCGCTATGTGGCCGCCCTCGAAACCTGGCTGATCGCCACCCTCGACGCCTTCACGGTCCGGGGGGAGCGGCGGGAGGACCGGGTCGGGGTCTGGGTGCGCCGGCCCGAGAAAGGGGAGGGGGTCGAGGACAAGATCGCGGCGATCGGCATCCGGGTGCGGCGCTGGGTGACCTTCCACGGCATCAGCCTGAACGTCGAGCCGGACCTGACGCATTTCGACGGCATCGTGCCCTGCGGCGTGCGCGGGCACGGGGTGACGAGCCTCGTCGATCTCGGCCGGCCGGTGAGCATGGCAGAGGTCGACGCGGTGCTGCGCGCCCGCTTCGAGGACGTGTTCGGGGAGACGGTGCTGGGTTCGTAG
- a CDS encoding glycosyltransferase has protein sequence MLTEHNISEIAPEIDPILDVSRSQTGAANIMSYDMAATSLADQAAAIAESGLFDAQYYLSQVDIDLRDEKDLIAHYIQYGWEANLNPSRRFSTAAYLEAHEDVRDARVNPLVHYVTFGSSEGRKIAPPHNREVSKIYVPLPRAPSDAEWADLEYGFAEKVSNYLSSDITDVIIPIYKGVEETLRCLYSVLSAKSESPFCVVAVDDHTPEPAIRERLQWLASRNMIHLKRTVRNCGFVQACNLGILEHPDRDVVLLNSDTEVYDYWLDRMRRAAYRHPMTATVTPFSNNAEICSYPHFIRNNWRGLEVSDAELDSLMAVVNANGEVEIPTGVGFCMYIRRDCLDVVGLLDYVNFGAGYGEENDLCRRAIAVGMRNVLAADVFVRHYGGTSFGASKRSRVEHAIATVERLHPGYLAEVFRFIAADPAYQWRRNVDLARFRRRFARNSRGTVMFVLHNRGGGTERHVQDMTCQLHESGVSVIFAQPSPSNDWKIQLSIPPLSEVPNLGTFDLANHPSEFADALALLDVGLIHVHHLAGFKEKFTDYLRLAADLAGVQYDVTLHDYMAYCPRITLVDENGFYCGEPDPTSCQACISSRGSDFGMPVVWEWRDRFERFLASARKIYVPSGDAASRIVRHFPKISVAVRPHTVPANFSQFLPELNRVETKVGGSSTCHIALLGALGPHKGSSLLLECALRARELGLPIRFSVVGYTDRDEELLSYENVSILGRYNDNDLLSIIADLRADAIWFPATWPETFSYTLTAALSSGVIPVAFDFGAIGERLRRAECGWLIPVEYMRDVDKILQELVSACMSDHPRTQVVEHVSYPDIISDYYELASLEPKPNRS, from the coding sequence TTGCTGACAGAACATAATATCTCCGAAATTGCGCCTGAAATTGACCCCATATTGGATGTATCCAGAAGCCAGACCGGAGCAGCGAACATTATGTCGTACGATATGGCAGCAACATCACTAGCTGATCAGGCTGCAGCTATTGCGGAGAGCGGTCTCTTCGACGCGCAATATTACCTGTCGCAAGTTGATATTGATCTGCGCGACGAGAAAGATCTAATCGCGCATTATATTCAGTATGGCTGGGAGGCGAATCTCAATCCGAGCAGACGCTTCAGCACGGCGGCCTATCTAGAAGCACATGAAGACGTGCGCGACGCGCGTGTGAACCCACTGGTTCACTATGTCACTTTCGGCAGCTCAGAAGGCCGAAAGATTGCCCCACCTCACAATCGAGAAGTAAGCAAGATATATGTGCCATTACCGCGGGCACCGAGCGACGCAGAGTGGGCTGATCTTGAGTATGGATTTGCAGAAAAGGTTTCAAATTATCTATCGAGTGACATTACGGATGTAATTATCCCGATTTACAAAGGGGTAGAGGAAACGCTTCGCTGCCTCTACAGCGTTTTATCAGCCAAATCAGAATCGCCTTTCTGTGTTGTCGCGGTGGATGATCATACGCCAGAGCCTGCCATTCGTGAACGGCTCCAATGGCTCGCAAGCCGCAACATGATCCATCTCAAGCGCACAGTTCGTAATTGCGGCTTTGTCCAAGCCTGCAATTTGGGAATTTTGGAGCACCCGGATCGGGACGTCGTTCTATTGAACTCAGATACCGAGGTGTATGATTACTGGTTAGATAGGATGCGAAGGGCTGCCTATCGGCATCCAATGACCGCGACGGTCACCCCCTTCTCGAATAACGCCGAGATCTGCAGCTACCCGCATTTCATTAGAAATAACTGGAGAGGCCTTGAAGTTTCCGATGCGGAACTCGACTCTCTGATGGCGGTCGTGAACGCAAATGGTGAGGTGGAAATCCCAACCGGTGTCGGTTTTTGTATGTACATTCGGCGGGATTGTCTTGATGTGGTGGGTTTGCTTGATTACGTGAATTTTGGTGCCGGCTATGGGGAGGAAAACGATCTGTGCCGGCGCGCCATTGCTGTCGGCATGCGGAATGTGTTGGCTGCCGACGTGTTTGTTCGGCATTACGGTGGCACTTCGTTCGGAGCCAGTAAACGCAGTCGCGTTGAGCATGCAATTGCAACCGTTGAGCGGCTGCATCCGGGCTACCTTGCGGAAGTGTTTCGATTCATAGCTGCTGATCCGGCGTATCAGTGGCGCCGCAATGTGGATCTTGCGCGCTTCAGACGTCGGTTTGCCCGTAATTCCCGCGGCACCGTAATGTTCGTGCTGCACAATCGGGGAGGAGGAACTGAACGCCACGTGCAGGATATGACCTGCCAGTTACATGAGTCGGGCGTTTCGGTGATCTTTGCGCAGCCGAGCCCCAGCAACGATTGGAAGATCCAGCTGAGCATACCACCATTGAGCGAGGTTCCAAATCTCGGTACTTTTGATCTTGCGAACCATCCGTCCGAGTTCGCGGACGCGCTTGCTCTCTTGGATGTGGGCCTCATTCATGTTCACCATCTTGCCGGATTTAAGGAGAAATTTACTGACTACTTGAGATTGGCAGCGGATTTAGCCGGAGTTCAGTACGATGTCACGTTGCATGACTATATGGCGTACTGCCCTCGCATTACTCTGGTGGATGAAAACGGTTTTTACTGTGGCGAACCGGATCCGACCTCCTGTCAGGCGTGCATTTCGAGCCGTGGGTCAGATTTCGGGATGCCGGTTGTTTGGGAGTGGCGTGATCGCTTCGAACGCTTTCTCGCGAGCGCTCGGAAAATCTATGTCCCTTCTGGTGACGCAGCCAGCCGCATAGTACGTCACTTCCCGAAAATATCAGTTGCGGTCCGTCCACATACGGTTCCTGCTAACTTTTCACAATTCCTGCCGGAGCTTAATCGGGTCGAAACCAAAGTGGGTGGGTCATCAACCTGCCACATTGCGTTGCTTGGGGCCTTAGGCCCGCACAAGGGTTCTAGTTTGCTGCTCGAATGCGCCTTAAGGGCGCGGGAGTTGGGGCTACCTATCCGATTCAGTGTAGTTGGATATACTGATAGGGACGAGGAACTGCTTTCTTATGAAAATGTTAGCATACTTGGTCGGTATAACGACAATGACCTTTTGTCTATCATTGCTGATTTGAGAGCTGATGCAATTTGGTTCCCTGCCACTTGGCCCGAGACGTTTTCCTACACCCTGACCGCAGCTCTCTCGTCCGGTGTTATACCAGTTGCATTTGACTTCGGCGCAATCGGTGAGCGGCTCCGCAGAGCGGAGTGTGGATGGTTGATTCCAGTCGAGTATATGCGTGATGTAGATAAGATTCTGCAGGAGCTCGTGTCTGCGTGCATGAGTGATCATCCTCGCACTCAGGTTGTCGAACATGTTTCGTATCCGGATATAATCTCAGATTACTATGAATTGGCGTCGCTTGAGCCGAAACCGAATCGGAGCTAA
- a CDS encoding O-fucosyltransferase family protein — protein MSNKVLGYDYNDGGISNQKLALLGLVSTAVGQNSDDERTIYLPNINSYDQHKKTTFQEPFTSVFWEDQFCSFVERWKLKIAARPNVEHENYHDRHDRCGWNYFGCGCIHKGNLLARPLEAYNDVASDLFRSLIPRVTSSFVFYSLCNEIFVKRGIRTVAQLRIEEDWFHYCNANLRPSLGDTEDYYITADKIISKIKKSGLTQGEDVFVVCDEKYIFAPKSVIKEEIIAQTGINTIWKSDIIPHSVFEKLPALTTSLIDFELAVRAQNFVGLSRSTFSNQVSFERFARMTCCGGGDYVYDKPGELLGKRTDFGTQITPDDACKPRDSVP, from the coding sequence ATGAGCAATAAGGTACTCGGGTATGACTACAACGACGGCGGAATCAGCAACCAGAAACTTGCGCTACTGGGCCTTGTCTCTACGGCTGTCGGGCAGAACTCCGACGACGAACGCACAATATATCTTCCGAATATTAACAGTTACGATCAGCATAAGAAGACCACATTCCAGGAGCCGTTCACAAGCGTGTTTTGGGAAGATCAGTTTTGCTCCTTTGTGGAGCGCTGGAAGCTCAAGATAGCAGCTCGCCCAAATGTTGAGCACGAGAACTATCATGATCGGCATGACCGGTGTGGCTGGAATTATTTTGGTTGCGGGTGCATACATAAAGGCAATTTGCTGGCGCGACCGTTAGAAGCATACAATGATGTTGCATCCGATCTATTTCGATCCCTGATACCTCGCGTAACTTCGAGCTTTGTATTTTACAGTTTATGCAATGAGATTTTTGTAAAAAGAGGAATTCGCACAGTTGCACAGCTGCGCATTGAGGAGGACTGGTTTCACTACTGTAATGCCAATCTAAGGCCCAGTCTCGGAGATACAGAGGATTATTACATTACAGCGGATAAAATTATCAGCAAAATCAAGAAATCTGGTCTTACGCAAGGTGAAGACGTGTTTGTGGTTTGCGACGAAAAATATATTTTTGCCCCAAAGAGTGTAATCAAAGAGGAGATAATTGCTCAGACTGGTATTAATACTATTTGGAAATCGGACATTATACCACACTCTGTGTTCGAGAAGCTGCCTGCTCTCACAACATCTCTGATTGACTTCGAGCTGGCGGTAAGAGCGCAAAATTTCGTTGGATTGAGCAGATCAACTTTCTCGAACCAAGTGAGCTTCGAGCGATTTGCCAGGATGACATGTTGTGGAGGAGGAGATTATGTTTACGACAAACCTGGTGAGTTGCTCGGGAAAAGGACCGACTTCGGAACTCAGATAACGCCTGACGACGCCTGCAAGCCAAGGGACAGTGTGCCTTAG
- a CDS encoding glycosyl hydrolase family 28-related protein codes for MLKPTLVTAALLIVPAFGAADELLGTAKVDSSQNIKMGHVTICKTRTGSSACRLFGIRAADVTNAADYGAKLDGATDDTGALRAARADTPAQRTIIVPNGTYNATYTPPAPQFDGAGNLIASSGPRLWQLHGAATATGAPIIGLGTDVVESFVQGAKYFGRSTSYPNPAPVLRVDATLNHAGGALGSTSNALQTNMTIPANSADLSNFGWANSTTLTSSAWGSGQHVAIASFAKRPSTALSDSRGPRAPIWSLYTEARDETGQPSNLSGPLIGYEHDMFANGGDPDSWRVVHHYVLGRANGRGAKARFGRAVTIDWGDVQYGYPVADRSHVGVAYNTQIGWDTAAFNASEGYAIDGAPAFLMADTMSIGFTADAKSQLKHASNALRYYYNGAEIFNVPDKGGMSVAGSLTLTGLFKAAAYTVSGLPACNATTRDMLAVVSDATSPTYRGALTGGGAVRTPVFCDGVSWSAH; via the coding sequence ATGCTCAAACCGACCCTGGTCACAGCCGCATTGCTGATTGTCCCGGCCTTCGGAGCAGCGGACGAACTCCTCGGCACCGCCAAGGTCGACAGCTCGCAGAACATCAAGATGGGGCACGTCACCATCTGCAAAACGAGGACGGGCAGCTCGGCCTGCCGGCTGTTCGGCATCCGTGCCGCGGACGTGACGAACGCGGCTGATTACGGCGCCAAGCTCGACGGTGCAACGGACGATACCGGTGCGCTCCGGGCGGCCCGCGCCGACACGCCCGCTCAGCGCACCATCATTGTCCCGAACGGCACTTATAACGCTACCTACACGCCGCCCGCGCCGCAGTTCGACGGCGCGGGCAATCTGATTGCCTCATCCGGGCCACGGCTGTGGCAACTGCACGGTGCCGCCACCGCGACCGGCGCGCCGATCATCGGTCTCGGCACCGATGTCGTGGAGAGCTTCGTTCAGGGTGCGAAATACTTCGGGCGCTCAACCTCCTACCCGAATCCGGCGCCAGTCCTGCGCGTCGATGCGACGCTCAACCACGCGGGCGGAGCGCTTGGGAGCACCTCGAATGCGCTTCAAACGAACATGACGATCCCGGCCAACTCGGCAGATCTGTCGAATTTCGGCTGGGCCAATAGCACTACGCTGACGTCTTCGGCCTGGGGCTCGGGTCAGCACGTCGCCATTGCCTCTTTCGCCAAACGCCCCTCGACGGCGCTTTCCGACAGCCGTGGCCCACGGGCACCGATCTGGTCGCTCTACACGGAGGCGCGCGACGAGACGGGGCAGCCCTCCAATCTCTCCGGGCCTTTGATCGGCTACGAGCACGACATGTTCGCCAACGGCGGTGACCCAGACAGTTGGCGCGTCGTGCATCATTACGTGCTGGGGCGCGCGAACGGCAGGGGCGCCAAGGCGCGCTTCGGGCGAGCCGTCACAATCGATTGGGGCGATGTCCAGTACGGCTACCCGGTCGCGGACCGCTCCCATGTCGGCGTCGCCTACAATACGCAGATCGGCTGGGACACGGCCGCCTTCAACGCGAGCGAGGGCTATGCGATCGATGGCGCGCCGGCTTTCCTCATGGCTGATACCATGTCGATCGGGTTTACAGCGGACGCCAAGTCGCAGCTGAAGCATGCGTCGAACGCCCTGCGCTACTATTATAACGGTGCGGAGATCTTCAACGTACCGGACAAGGGCGGCATGAGCGTGGCGGGCTCGCTGACGCTGACCGGGCTGTTCAAGGCCGCGGCCTACACAGTATCGGGTTTGCCGGCCTGCAACGCGACCACCCGGGACATGCTGGCCGTGGTCTCGGACGCGACTTCCCCTACCTATCGGGGCGCTCTCACCGGAGGTGGGGCGGTTCGCACGCCCGTGTTCTGTGACGGGGTCTCTTGGTCTGCTCACTAA
- a CDS encoding class I SAM-dependent methyltransferase, with protein sequence MRESSRRINLLSTLNSTKSYLEIGVETGGTFIEVEAEYKVGVDINFLFDTEALGNERVKFFRQPSDEFFSHNKYVFDLVFIDGLHTFEQTLRDFMNSLVFTHERSIIIIDDVFPSDVYSSLRGHFDAVGFRHQAGGSGHDWHGDVYKLIFFIHDFMPTLSYATINEGLNKQTVVWRENRKKFSPIFNDVEPISRLDYFSMLKNKEIMNFISEASLPSYIKLPDVRSR encoded by the coding sequence ATGAGAGAGTCTTCTCGCAGGATTAATTTGCTTTCAACACTGAATTCCACCAAGTCCTATCTTGAAATCGGAGTTGAAACTGGCGGAACTTTTATTGAGGTTGAGGCAGAATACAAAGTCGGAGTGGACATCAATTTTTTGTTTGATACGGAGGCGTTGGGTAACGAACGTGTAAAATTTTTCAGACAGCCAAGCGATGAGTTTTTTTCCCACAACAAATACGTATTTGACCTAGTATTTATTGACGGGTTGCATACTTTTGAGCAAACCTTGCGCGATTTCATGAATTCTCTTGTTTTTACGCATGAGCGCTCAATTATCATAATAGATGATGTATTTCCTTCTGATGTTTATAGCTCATTACGTGGACACTTTGATGCTGTCGGCTTTCGGCACCAAGCAGGCGGCTCGGGGCATGATTGGCATGGAGATGTTTACAAACTGATTTTCTTCATACACGACTTCATGCCAACGCTAAGCTATGCCACAATCAATGAAGGTCTTAATAAACAAACGGTTGTATGGAGAGAAAACAGAAAGAAATTTTCTCCCATCTTTAATGATGTGGAGCCTATTTCCAGGCTAGACTATTTCTCAATGTTAAAAAATAAGGAGATTATGAATTTCATATCAGAAGCAAGCCTACCTTCTTACATAAAGTTGCCCGATGTGCGCTCCCGATAA
- a CDS encoding glycosyltransferase family 61 protein translates to MIDIPGACVLEMDCPNSYYSFPRLTELEAMPDHVRVLMNSIWSQAVHLGRKLRFFEHQNVFVTKEGLCFKNGLELIPETKTYHSDNDILLSREMISNCLQSGTAPSISKAILTKNRGAGNYGHFILEMLPRAWYARKYLGVTDWPALIHKTSPALSEIKVQALQASGFTPENIIATGDEPVFVERLIVVDGLAFHTQYLSPFVMTCLDEIAASVPPADIDRLYASRGRGASRDFVNEPAVADHLSKLGYINKFAGELSFTDQISVFHGCSSVVGVMGAALTNIVFCKPGTTVYCFMPSSACEVLFWRIAEARRLKYIEIRSREVGPQLGGLPWDRAVAVTSAELDEILQP, encoded by the coding sequence ATGATCGACATACCCGGTGCATGCGTCCTTGAGATGGACTGCCCCAACTCCTACTACTCCTTCCCGCGTCTGACCGAATTGGAGGCGATGCCGGACCACGTTCGCGTGCTGATGAATAGTATCTGGTCCCAAGCAGTTCACCTGGGTCGAAAGTTAAGATTTTTCGAGCATCAAAATGTTTTTGTAACCAAAGAGGGACTCTGCTTCAAAAACGGCCTAGAACTGATACCCGAGACAAAGACTTATCATTCGGATAATGATATTTTACTGTCTAGAGAAATGATAAGCAATTGCTTGCAAAGCGGCACTGCCCCATCCATCAGCAAAGCCATTCTCACCAAAAATCGCGGCGCGGGGAACTACGGGCATTTCATTCTTGAGATGTTGCCGCGGGCTTGGTATGCTCGCAAATACCTCGGTGTTACGGACTGGCCAGCTTTAATTCACAAGACTTCACCTGCTCTATCAGAAATCAAAGTGCAGGCGCTACAAGCATCAGGCTTTACGCCCGAGAACATAATTGCGACGGGCGATGAGCCTGTTTTTGTTGAGCGCCTCATCGTGGTTGATGGCCTCGCATTCCATACCCAGTATCTTTCACCGTTCGTCATGACGTGCCTTGACGAGATTGCCGCTTCCGTCCCCCCAGCGGACATCGACCGGCTCTACGCCAGCCGCGGACGGGGGGCGAGCCGTGACTTTGTGAACGAGCCTGCGGTAGCCGATCATTTGTCCAAGCTTGGTTACATCAACAAATTTGCAGGAGAACTAAGTTTTACCGATCAGATCTCCGTTTTTCACGGCTGCAGTTCGGTTGTCGGTGTGATGGGGGCAGCGCTCACAAACATCGTCTTTTGCAAACCTGGAACTACCGTTTACTGCTTTATGCCGAGCAGTGCCTGCGAGGTGCTATTCTGGAGAATCGCAGAGGCGCGGCGGTTAAAGTACATTGAGATCAGATCTCGAGAAGTAGGCCCTCAACTCGGAGGGCTTCCTTGGGATCGTGCCGTGGCGGTGACATCCGCCGAGCTGGATGAGATCCTTCAGCCCTGA